Proteins from one Romboutsia sp. CE17 genomic window:
- a CDS encoding phytoene desaturase family protein encodes MKSVIIIGGGVGGLCTAVRLLNKGFKVTVLEKENTLGGKVNIIKRNKFKFDLTASVLMTPDIYISIFKDIGKDYKKYINFVKLDTLYRVNYYDNTSIDISYDSRTMINTLEDIQDGLSKEYIDFLSESFKKYSISKSNFLDKDMIDIKEVININSMSKLIELKPFSSSSNYISSKISNEKLKNYLIFKSMYIGINPYDSSNLYTLIPAISQLYGLWYIKGGFYEYIRALEKLIYELNGSIKLNTRVDEILIDESRILGVRCKDKVYESNIVICNADYPYAIKNLFRYNLKRPFNKENIDKKELSCSVFILYLGLNKKYKELKTHNIYINKNFKESIEAPFKGEIPKNLSLYIYYPSHIDESICEDGYSALNIMVRVPNLTYKNINWDENSTKKIRNKIIETLKDLNGLEDIEEHIEDEEYLTPLDLEEKFNAYKGCAFGLSHKLKQTAYLRPHIKSKCINGLYFIGSSTHPGNGVSVIIDGSKVLSELIYKDYFND; translated from the coding sequence ATGAAAAGTGTAATCATTATTGGAGGTGGGGTAGGAGGATTATGTACTGCAGTAAGATTATTAAATAAAGGATTTAAAGTAACTGTTTTAGAGAAAGAAAATACTTTAGGTGGAAAAGTAAATATAATAAAAAGAAATAAGTTTAAATTTGATTTAACTGCATCTGTTTTAATGACACCTGATATATATATAAGTATCTTTAAAGATATAGGCAAGGACTATAAAAAATATATAAATTTTGTTAAATTAGATACTCTTTATAGAGTGAATTATTATGACAACACATCTATTGATATTTCATATGATAGCAGAACTATGATTAATACATTAGAAGATATTCAAGATGGATTATCAAAAGAGTACATAGACTTTTTATCCGAATCTTTTAAAAAATATTCTATAAGTAAAAGTAATTTTCTAGATAAAGATATGATAGATATAAAAGAAGTTATAAATATTAATTCTATGAGTAAGTTAATTGAATTGAAGCCTTTTTCAAGTTCGAGTAATTATATTTCATCAAAAATTAGTAATGAAAAGTTAAAAAATTATTTAATATTCAAATCTATGTATATAGGAATAAATCCATATGATAGTTCTAATTTATATACATTAATACCAGCAATATCACAGTTATATGGTCTTTGGTATATAAAAGGTGGTTTTTATGAATATATAAGAGCCTTAGAAAAATTGATATATGAACTTAATGGTAGTATAAAATTGAATACGAGAGTAGACGAAATACTAATAGATGAAAGTAGGATTTTAGGTGTTAGGTGTAAAGATAAGGTTTATGAAAGCAATATTGTGATATGTAATGCTGATTATCCTTATGCAATAAAAAATTTATTTAGATATAATCTTAAGAGACCTTTTAATAAAGAAAATATAGATAAAAAAGAATTATCATGCTCAGTATTTATATTGTACTTAGGCTTAAATAAAAAATATAAAGAATTAAAAACTCATAATATATATATAAATAAAAATTTTAAAGAGAGTATAGAAGCACCTTTTAAAGGTGAAATACCTAAAAATCTTTCTCTTTATATATATTATCCAAGTCATATAGACGAGAGTATATGTGAGGATGGATATAGCGCTTTAAATATTATGGTTCGAGTTCCTAATCTAACTTATAAAAATATAAATTGGGATGAAAATAGCACAAAAAAAATTAGAAATAAAATTATAGAAACCTTAAAAGATTTAAATGGACTGGAAGATATTGAGGAGCATATAGAGGACGAAGAATATTTGACACCATTAGATTTAGAAGAAAAATTTAATGCGTATAAAGGGTGTGCTTTTGGTTTAAGTCATAAGCTAAAACAAACTGCATATTTAAGGCCTCATATAAAGTCTAAATGTATAAATGGATTATACTTTATAGGTTCATCAACTCATCCAGGTAATGGAGTTTCTGTTATAATTGATGGTAGTAAAGTTTTAAGTGAACTAATTTATAAAGATTACTTTAATGATTAG
- a CDS encoding DUF1002 domain-containing protein produces the protein MKLKKKITSLILCGAIILGSINFAFADGSRVVTLGANLSKEQRATMLKYFGVDENEVVIVEVNNQEERKYLQGVATEAQLGKKTFSCAYVEPTKPGSGINVKTANITWATSSMIASIMSTVGIEDANVVAAAPFPVSGTGMMTGIMKAFEDATGEPLDEEKKEIASEELIITGDLADDIGGDSGQDKATGIINDIKTEIIKNNTSDTIQIAETINNVTNNYNVTLTAEQQKQIEDLMAKIAQQEYDYNSIKNALESVKENVNDNLIALGEINPGFFDSVKNWFSGIGDWVAGIFEGNKDLGILENTNDSLLGENAQIDATDKEAINLPSSEEVEGFFTKIWNWFTGLFNNNDSSNSESNYETEQNLETPIVEDNTNNIDENSQSTEDDNTSSYESNNDNSTENNNSEDHPEDTINTVQ, from the coding sequence ATGAAACTAAAAAAGAAAATAACTTCATTAATCTTATGCGGTGCTATAATTTTAGGAAGCATTAACTTTGCTTTTGCTGATGGCTCAAGAGTTGTTACATTAGGTGCAAACTTAAGTAAAGAACAACGTGCAACTATGCTAAAGTATTTTGGCGTAGATGAGAATGAAGTAGTTATAGTAGAAGTAAATAACCAAGAAGAAAGAAAATATTTACAAGGAGTTGCTACAGAGGCGCAACTAGGGAAAAAAACTTTCTCTTGTGCTTATGTTGAACCAACTAAACCTGGAAGCGGTATAAATGTTAAAACTGCAAATATAACTTGGGCTACAAGTTCAATGATTGCAAGTATAATGTCTACAGTTGGAATTGAAGATGCTAATGTAGTTGCTGCTGCTCCATTTCCAGTTTCAGGTACAGGAATGATGACTGGTATAATGAAAGCTTTTGAAGATGCTACTGGTGAACCTTTAGACGAAGAGAAAAAAGAAATTGCATCTGAAGAACTAATAATAACTGGTGACTTAGCAGATGATATTGGTGGTGATTCTGGTCAAGATAAAGCTACTGGTATAATCAACGATATAAAAACAGAGATAATAAAAAATAATACCAGTGATACTATACAAATAGCTGAAACTATAAATAATGTTACTAATAACTATAACGTTACTTTAACAGCAGAGCAACAAAAACAAATAGAAGATTTAATGGCTAAAATAGCACAACAAGAATATGATTATAATAGTATAAAAAATGCTTTAGAAAGTGTTAAGGAAAATGTTAATGATAATTTAATTGCATTAGGTGAAATAAACCCTGGATTCTTTGATTCAGTAAAAAATTGGTTTAGTGGAATTGGTGATTGGGTAGCAGGTATATTTGAAGGAAATAAAGATTTAGGTATCCTAGAAAATACGAACGATAGTTTACTTGGGGAAAATGCTCAAATAGATGCTACTGACAAGGAAGCTATAAATTTACCATCAAGTGAGGAGGTTGAAGGTTTCTTCACTAAAATATGGAATTGGTTTACAGGATTATTTAATAACAATGATTCTTCTAACTCAGAATCTAATTATGAAACAGAACAAAACTTAGAAACACCTATTGTAGAAGATAATACTAATAACATAGATGAAAATAGTCAATCTACAGAAGATGATAATACATCTTCTTATGAGTCTAATAATGACAATAGTACTGAAAATAATAATTCAGAAGACCATCCTGAAGATACTATAAATACAGTTCAATAA
- a CDS encoding DUF6241 domain-containing protein, protein MSKKIERQNINDTLDIELEDISLEEFDLSMDKFYIDEEKINSIKAPKDMKLWVKDAIDKAEYDVKKSKRKKQIIASVASITVIFSIGVYNPVLAHRISFLENVLQNINDTLKIDEISYRLGIDKILPKVTINKENKVKYIKPPKYKINKNEINKDDISFLESSDFENSEGPKSEYSSVQFIHKMSNSIINPIDGRKYGNIEISPKTIDLAIKGLKYINNEDIQNYLNFELEKWKNGDFNNAVEVHNYVWELLDGQVGKAISINESSVENVLKKHFK, encoded by the coding sequence ATGAGTAAAAAAATAGAACGTCAAAATATAAATGATACCTTAGATATTGAATTAGAAGATATAAGTTTAGAAGAATTTGATTTATCAATGGATAAATTTTATATAGATGAAGAAAAAATAAATTCTATAAAAGCCCCAAAAGATATGAAGCTTTGGGTTAAAGATGCTATAGATAAAGCCGAATATGATGTAAAGAAAAGTAAAAGAAAAAAACAAATAATAGCAAGTGTAGCAAGTATTACAGTGATATTTTCTATAGGAGTTTATAATCCAGTTTTAGCTCATAGAATCTCTTTTTTAGAAAATGTACTACAGAATATAAATGATACTTTAAAAATAGATGAAATATCTTATAGATTAGGTATAGATAAAATACTACCAAAAGTTACTATAAATAAGGAAAATAAAGTTAAATATATAAAACCACCAAAATATAAAATAAACAAAAATGAAATTAATAAAGATGATATAAGCTTTTTAGAGAGTAGTGACTTTGAAAATTCAGAAGGCCCTAAAAGTGAATATTCATCAGTACAATTTATACATAAGATGTCAAATAGCATAATTAATCCTATTGATGGAAGAAAATATGGTAATATAGAAATTAGTCCTAAAACTATAGATTTAGCTATAAAAGGATTAAAGTATATAAACAATGAAGATATTCAAAACTACTTGAATTTTGAGCTAGAAAAATGGAAAAATGGAGATTTTAATAATGCAGTAGAAGTACATAATTATGTATGGGAATTATTAGATGGACAAGTAGGTAAAGCTATATCAATAAATGAGTCAAGTGTAGAAAATGTATTAAAAAAACATTTTAAATAA
- a CDS encoding DUF3298 and DUF4163 domain-containing protein — translation MKKLQKPLLFILLIIFLYTSSSYSMERKEDICVNKLFVVESKIENKENEFFKYNIKYPFMNFKEEYAKKNKKNVKIIDEINKDIYEYIMSFKENISKQSEKYKEDYTNIYAKEKEKYVKYQYEADSDYQVTYNKNNIISIPITTYEFTGGAHGMTYLKSFNYNLNNGSKLMLKDLFKEDIDYEKIINNFIKSEISKNKLLYFTGKDGFKGIKRDQDFYLEDDGIVVYFQLYDIAPYYVGIPKFKLTYNQFGDYLK, via the coding sequence ATGAAAAAATTACAAAAGCCATTATTATTTATTTTATTAATTATATTTTTATATACTTCTAGTTCATATTCTATGGAAAGAAAAGAAGATATTTGTGTTAATAAATTATTTGTAGTTGAATCTAAAATTGAAAATAAAGAAAATGAGTTCTTCAAGTATAATATAAAATATCCCTTTATGAATTTTAAAGAAGAGTACGCAAAGAAAAACAAAAAAAATGTAAAAATCATAGATGAAATAAATAAAGATATATATGAGTACATAATGAGTTTTAAAGAGAATATAAGTAAGCAATCTGAAAAATATAAAGAAGATTACACTAATATATATGCTAAAGAGAAAGAAAAATATGTAAAGTATCAATATGAAGCTGATTCAGACTATCAAGTTACTTATAATAAAAATAATATTATAAGCATTCCTATAACAACATATGAGTTTACTGGAGGGGCACATGGAATGACATATTTAAAGTCTTTTAATTATAATTTAAATAATGGATCAAAACTTATGTTAAAAGACTTATTTAAAGAAGACATAGATTACGAAAAAATAATAAATAATTTTATTAAATCAGAAATATCTAAAAATAAACTACTATATTTTACGGGGAAAGATGGTTTTAAAGGAATAAAAAGAGATCAAGATTTTTATTTAGAAGATGATGGTATTGTAGTATATTTTCAATTATATGATATAGCTCCATACTATGTTGGAATTCCAAAGTTTAAATTGACATATAATCAATTTGGAGATTATTTAAAATAA
- a CDS encoding undecaprenyl diphosphate synthase family protein, with translation MRVPEHIGIIPDGNRRWALSNNMTKDMGYKHGINPGLDVFKLCQKENIKEVTFYGFTVDNTKRPTEQKLAFTQACIDSVMLLTKEDCEILVLGNTESSAFPKELLPFATRQKFGKGGIKVNFLIHYGWEWDLNLLKEADTSKKHIIPYLHSKDISRIDLIIRWGGRRRLSGFLPAQSVYADFYVIDNYWPDFKSKDFYDALNWYNEQDVTLGG, from the coding sequence ATGAGAGTACCAGAGCATATAGGAATCATACCCGACGGTAATAGACGTTGGGCTTTATCTAATAATATGACTAAAGATATGGGATATAAACATGGAATTAATCCTGGATTAGATGTATTTAAACTTTGCCAGAAAGAAAATATAAAAGAAGTAACTTTCTATGGATTTACCGTAGATAATACAAAAAGGCCTACAGAACAAAAACTTGCCTTTACACAAGCATGTATTGACTCTGTTATGCTACTTACAAAGGAAGATTGTGAAATACTTGTTCTTGGTAATACTGAATCAAGCGCTTTTCCAAAAGAATTACTTCCATTTGCGACAAGACAAAAATTTGGTAAAGGTGGGATAAAAGTAAACTTTTTAATACACTATGGATGGGAATGGGATTTAAATTTATTAAAAGAAGCTGATACTTCTAAAAAACATATTATACCTTACTTACACTCTAAGGATATTTCTAGAATAGATTTAATTATAAGATGGGGTGGTAGAAGAAGACTTAGTGGATTCTTACCTGCTCAATCTGTATACGCAGATTTTTATGTAATAGATAACTATTGGCCTGATTTTAAATCAAAAGACTTTTATGATGCATTAAATTGGTATAATGAACAAGATGTTACTCTTGGGGGTTAA
- a CDS encoding penicillin-binding transpeptidase domain-containing protein: MNIKKIILLTLTIIMSMFVLIGCNKENELQTTINKYTDLLNENNYDEIYESLSKKSKEYIDSEYDGKDGFINKYSAIYSAMGVNNVKIEIKDLKNESSIPVNMSMNTIAGDLKFEDLNIELVKEDKNYKILWNESMIIPGMIQGDKVRVKITNGNRGRILDRDGNLLAYNGDVNSINIDQRIFDEHKDENIIKLASILDISEEYIKDKLDKNTNKEQLVFIVKLSKYEDEKISELNEVPGVIVQRVISRVYANGEAFGSLLGYIGSITAEELEKNPGKGYTSTSQIGKNGLEQVYEERLRSKDGVHIYIDRNGEQITVYKTEASDGEDIQLAIDSKLQEKIYKEMDKQKGASIAMDSNTGEVLAMVSSPSYDSNTLVTYKTKTIAKEWEESNKAEFDNRANNSYSPGSTMKLITAAIGLENKVINPNEKMDIQGLSWQNGSSWGDYAVSRVKDAKKVGLYEAVKYSDNIYFADKAIKIGSERFIEGSKKFGIGEDIKFEYPMAKSQISNNGELNDEILLADTGYGQGQVLTTPLNITMAYSALANEGNIMQPRLVISENTEAKIYKEAISKEYISELKKDFIGVINDSDGSGYLAKIDGVNLAGKTGTAEIKSSKDDENGNENSWFVAVDLDNSKVSISMVMEDMKDKSTSKYLVPKVKNILENYIKKQ; this comes from the coding sequence ATGAATATAAAAAAAATAATATTATTAACATTAACTATTATTATGAGTATGTTTGTTTTGATAGGATGTAATAAAGAAAATGAATTACAAACAACAATAAATAAGTATACTGATTTGTTAAATGAAAATAATTATGATGAGATATATGAAAGCTTATCAAAAAAGTCTAAGGAATATATAGATAGTGAATATGATGGAAAAGATGGTTTTATAAATAAATATTCTGCTATATACTCAGCTATGGGAGTAAATAATGTAAAAATAGAAATAAAAGATTTAAAAAATGAATCTTCAATACCAGTAAATATGTCAATGAATACAATTGCAGGAGATTTAAAGTTTGAAGATTTAAATATAGAATTAGTTAAAGAAGATAAAAATTATAAGATTCTTTGGAATGAAAGTATGATAATTCCAGGTATGATACAAGGAGATAAAGTTAGAGTTAAAATTACAAATGGTAATAGAGGACGCATTTTAGATAGAGATGGAAACTTATTAGCATATAATGGAGATGTAAATAGCATCAATATAGATCAGAGAATTTTTGATGAACATAAAGATGAAAATATTATCAAATTGGCATCTATTTTGGATATAAGTGAAGAATATATAAAGGATAAATTAGATAAAAATACTAATAAAGAACAATTAGTTTTTATAGTTAAACTTTCAAAATATGAGGATGAGAAAATATCAGAGTTAAATGAAGTACCAGGAGTAATAGTTCAAAGAGTAATATCGAGGGTTTATGCAAATGGTGAAGCTTTTGGTAGTTTATTAGGTTATATAGGTAGTATAACAGCTGAAGAATTAGAGAAAAATCCAGGAAAAGGATATACATCAACAAGTCAAATTGGCAAAAATGGATTAGAGCAAGTTTATGAAGAAAGGTTAAGATCAAAAGATGGTGTACATATATATATAGATAGAAATGGAGAGCAAATAACAGTATACAAGACTGAGGCTAGCGATGGAGAAGATATACAATTAGCAATAGACTCAAAACTTCAAGAAAAAATTTATAAAGAGATGGATAAACAAAAAGGAGCTTCTATTGCAATGGATTCTAATACGGGAGAAGTACTAGCTATGGTAAGTTCACCTTCATATGATTCAAATACTCTTGTTACTTATAAAACTAAAACCATAGCAAAAGAATGGGAAGAAAGTAATAAGGCAGAATTTGATAATAGAGCTAATAACTCATATTCTCCTGGTTCTACAATGAAGCTTATAACAGCTGCTATAGGACTTGAGAATAAGGTTATAAACCCTAATGAAAAAATGGATATACAAGGCTTAAGTTGGCAAAATGGATCTTCTTGGGGAGATTATGCAGTAAGTCGTGTAAAAGATGCAAAAAAAGTAGGTTTATATGAAGCTGTAAAATACTCAGATAATATATACTTTGCAGATAAAGCAATCAAAATAGGAAGTGAGAGATTTATAGAGGGAAGTAAAAAATTTGGAATAGGAGAAGATATAAAATTTGAATATCCTATGGCAAAATCTCAAATTTCTAATAATGGAGAATTAAATGATGAGATACTCTTAGCTGATACTGGCTATGGACAGGGGCAAGTTCTCACTACACCACTTAATATTACTATGGCATATAGTGCTTTAGCAAATGAAGGCAATATAATGCAGCCTAGATTAGTGATAAGTGAAAATACTGAAGCTAAGATATATAAAGAAGCTATTTCTAAAGAGTATATAAGTGAGTTAAAGAAAGATTTTATTGGTGTAATTAATGACTCTGATGGAAGTGGATATTTAGCAAAGATAGATGGTGTAAATCTTGCAGGAAAAACAGGTACAGCAGAAATTAAATCGAGTAAAGATGATGAAAATGGAAATGAGAATAGCTGGTTTGTTGCTGTAGATTTAGATAATTCTAAGGTATCAATATCTATGGTTATGGAAGATATGAAAGATAAATCTACATCTAAGTATTTAGTACCAAAAGTTAAAAATATTTTAGAAAATTATATAAAAAAACAATAA
- the nrdE gene encoding class 1b ribonucleoside-diphosphate reductase subunit alpha, with product MNWIELNNQVIQKDKLGKYQLEKDKEALENYINEYVIQKLKKFKSIEERLKFLVENNYYSKDVISKYNMKFIKKLYEHIENYGFKFQSYMSANKFYGNYALKSDDGKEILENYNDKVLIVSLALGDGNEDLAFNLADKLIKQEFQPATPTFLNAGRKRAGEMVSCFLLSIEDSTEGISYAISSANHLSKIGGGVALNLSRLRAAGEDIKGIEGAAGGSVGVAKMLEQSFSYFNQMGARQGAGAVYLNVFHPDFEMLMDTKKINADEKIRLATLSLGAVIPDKFMELAEKNEVGYAFYPHSVYKKYGVHLDEIKMDEWYLKLANDKEIRKKEINPRKMLTKIAQMQQESGYPYVVFIDTANKEHVLQDLGMIKMSNLCCEIFQYQTDSNIKGYGGENIWGQDISCNLGSLNIANVMDNKDIEKTVNTAIRALSIVSDKTNINEVPTIKNGNNKSHSIGLGAMNLHGYLVRENILYTSKEAVDFCNVFFAIIRYYAIKASMELAIEKNTVFEGFEKSEYVKGRKSTVLSKYYTQSYLPKTNKVKELFEGIYIPTTKDWSNLLDKVKENGIYNAYLTAIAPTQSISYVQNATSSIMPITEPVEIRTYGDSTTIYPMPFLTNENMLYYQSAYRMDMRKVIDIVATVQQHVDQGISTTLFVTDDKTTRDIARYYIYAYKKGLKSLYYTRTKMTREDNECLMCSV from the coding sequence ATGAACTGGATAGAACTTAACAACCAAGTTATTCAAAAAGATAAGCTTGGGAAATATCAACTTGAAAAAGATAAAGAAGCTTTAGAAAATTACATAAACGAATATGTGATACAAAAATTAAAAAAATTTAAAAGTATAGAAGAAAGATTAAAATTTTTAGTGGAAAATAATTATTATTCAAAGGATGTAATTAGTAAATATAACATGAAATTTATAAAAAAACTATACGAACATATTGAAAATTATGGTTTTAAATTTCAATCTTATATGAGTGCTAATAAATTTTATGGAAACTATGCATTAAAAAGTGATGATGGAAAGGAAATTTTAGAAAACTACAATGATAAGGTTTTAATAGTATCATTAGCATTAGGGGACGGTAATGAAGATTTAGCTTTTAACTTAGCAGATAAATTAATTAAGCAAGAGTTTCAACCAGCAACTCCTACTTTTTTAAATGCAGGTAGGAAAAGAGCTGGAGAAATGGTATCTTGCTTTTTATTATCAATAGAAGATAGTACAGAAGGCATTTCTTATGCCATATCTTCAGCGAATCATTTATCAAAAATTGGAGGAGGAGTCGCTCTTAATTTATCTAGACTTAGAGCAGCTGGTGAAGATATAAAAGGTATTGAAGGTGCAGCAGGTGGATCAGTTGGAGTAGCTAAAATGTTAGAACAGTCATTTAGTTATTTTAATCAAATGGGAGCAAGACAAGGGGCAGGAGCCGTTTATTTAAATGTTTTTCATCCAGATTTCGAAATGCTAATGGATACAAAGAAAATAAATGCTGATGAAAAAATAAGGTTAGCAACGTTGTCATTAGGAGCAGTAATTCCAGATAAGTTTATGGAATTGGCAGAAAAAAATGAAGTTGGATACGCTTTTTATCCTCACTCTGTTTATAAAAAATACGGTGTTCATCTTGATGAAATTAAAATGGATGAGTGGTATTTGAAATTAGCTAATGATAAAGAAATAAGAAAAAAAGAAATTAATCCAAGAAAAATGTTAACTAAGATAGCTCAAATGCAGCAAGAAAGTGGATACCCATATGTTGTATTTATAGATACTGCAAATAAAGAACATGTACTTCAAGACTTAGGGATGATAAAAATGTCTAACTTATGCTGTGAAATATTTCAGTATCAAACAGATTCTAATATTAAAGGATATGGTGGAGAAAACATCTGGGGACAAGATATAAGCTGCAACTTAGGATCATTAAATATTGCAAATGTAATGGATAATAAGGATATAGAAAAAACAGTTAATACTGCAATAAGAGCATTATCAATCGTTTCTGATAAGACAAATATTAATGAAGTCCCAACTATAAAAAATGGTAATAATAAATCACATTCTATAGGTTTAGGAGCGATGAATTTACATGGATATTTAGTTAGAGAAAATATTTTATATACATCAAAAGAAGCAGTAGATTTTTGTAATGTATTTTTTGCAATCATTAGATATTATGCAATAAAAGCATCTATGGAATTAGCAATAGAAAAAAATACAGTTTTTGAAGGATTTGAAAAATCAGAGTATGTAAAAGGAAGAAAAAGTACAGTATTATCTAAATATTATACTCAATCTTATTTACCAAAAACTAATAAAGTAAAGGAATTATTTGAAGGCATATATATACCAACAACAAAGGATTGGTCAAATTTACTTGATAAGGTAAAAGAAAATGGAATCTATAATGCATATTTAACTGCAATAGCACCTACACAAAGTATAAGCTATGTACAAAATGCAACATCAAGTATAATGCCAATTACAGAACCAGTAGAAATTAGAACATATGGAGATTCGACAACGATTTATCCTATGCCGTTTTTAACTAATGAAAATATGTTATATTATCAATCTGCGTATAGAATGGATATGAGAAAAGTTATAGATATTGTAGCTACAGTTCAACAGCATGTAGACCAAGGTATATCAACTACTTTATTTGTAACAGATGATAAGACAACAAGAGATATAGCAAGGTATTATATTTATGCTTATAAAAAAGGATTAAAGAGTTTATATTACACAAGAACAAAAATGACTAGAGAAGACAATGAATGTCTAATGTGTTCGGTATAA